In Modestobacter versicolor, a single genomic region encodes these proteins:
- a CDS encoding MDR family MFS transporter, translated as MTSTTDVAEASAPAAAMSRREVLQALSGLMMGIFVSILAATVVSNALPTIISDLGGSQSVYTWVVTAELLAMTVTVPLWGKLADLVNQKLLVQLSLALFVAGSLLAGLSQDTTTLIVSRVIQGIGAGGLTALVQVVMAAMIPPRELGRYAGIFGAVFAVATVAGPLIGGVIVDTSWLGWRWCFFIGVPFALAAIVLLQKTLKLRTVRRPGVRIDWLGALLITAGVSLLLIWVTLAGDRYDWVSAETALMVGGSLALLALAVLVESRASEPVIPLSIFGNRTVTLTVIASALVGVALFGGTVFLSQYFQISRGYSPTAAGLLSLPMIGGLLVSSTVAGALITKTGLWKRYLVAGAALMTVGFGLLATIGAGTSMWLIGGYMAVLGVGVGMLMQNLVLAAQNDVPARELGSATSVLSFFRSLGGTIGVSALGAVLAASVARDLSVLGGSSSGSGAVPELSGLPPEVQTLVQDAYGNATAELFLIATPLAALALIVVLFVKEKPLKTTSGAERLEAEAQLPAH; from the coding sequence ATGACCAGCACCACCGACGTCGCCGAGGCGAGCGCCCCGGCCGCCGCAATGAGCCGGCGGGAGGTCCTCCAGGCGCTGTCCGGCCTGATGATGGGGATCTTCGTGTCGATCCTCGCGGCGACCGTCGTCTCCAACGCCCTGCCCACGATCATCTCCGACCTGGGCGGCAGCCAGTCGGTCTACACCTGGGTGGTCACCGCCGAGCTGCTGGCGATGACCGTCACCGTGCCGCTGTGGGGCAAGCTCGCGGACCTGGTGAACCAGAAGCTGCTCGTCCAGCTCTCCCTGGCCCTGTTCGTCGCCGGCTCGCTGCTGGCCGGGCTGTCTCAGGACACCACCACGCTGATCGTCTCCCGGGTGATCCAGGGCATCGGCGCCGGCGGCCTGACGGCGCTGGTCCAGGTCGTGATGGCCGCGATGATCCCGCCGCGCGAGCTGGGCCGGTACGCCGGCATCTTCGGCGCCGTCTTCGCCGTGGCCACCGTCGCCGGGCCGCTCATCGGCGGCGTCATCGTCGACACCTCGTGGCTGGGCTGGCGCTGGTGCTTCTTCATCGGCGTCCCGTTCGCGCTGGCCGCGATCGTGCTGCTGCAGAAGACCCTGAAGCTGCGCACCGTGCGGCGCCCCGGCGTCCGCATCGACTGGCTGGGCGCCCTGCTGATCACCGCCGGCGTCAGCCTGCTGCTGATCTGGGTCACCCTCGCCGGCGACCGCTACGACTGGGTCTCCGCCGAGACCGCGCTGATGGTCGGCGGCTCGCTCGCGCTGCTCGCGCTGGCCGTGCTCGTCGAGTCCCGGGCGAGCGAGCCGGTGATCCCGCTGAGCATCTTCGGCAACCGCACGGTCACCCTCACCGTCATCGCCAGCGCGCTGGTCGGTGTGGCCCTGTTCGGCGGGACGGTCTTCCTCTCCCAGTACTTCCAGATCTCCCGCGGCTACTCCCCCACCGCGGCGGGCCTGCTGTCGCTGCCGATGATCGGCGGGCTGCTGGTCTCCTCCACGGTGGCCGGCGCGCTGATCACCAAGACCGGCCTGTGGAAGCGGTACCTGGTCGCCGGTGCAGCGCTGATGACCGTGGGCTTCGGCCTGCTGGCCACGATCGGCGCCGGGACCTCGATGTGGCTGATCGGCGGCTACATGGCGGTGCTGGGCGTGGGCGTCGGCATGCTCATGCAGAACCTGGTGCTGGCCGCGCAGAACGACGTCCCGGCCCGCGAGCTCGGCTCGGCCACCTCGGTGCTGTCGTTCTTCCGCAGCCTGGGCGGCACCATCGGCGTCAGCGCCCTCGGTGCGGTCCTCGCCGCCTCGGTCGCCCGGGACCTGTCGGTGCTCGGCGGGTCGTCGTCCGGCAGCGGCGCGGTGCCCGAGCTCTCCGGCCTGCCGCCGGAGGTGCAGACGCTGGTCCAGGACGCCTACGGCAACGCCACGGCCGAGCTCTTCCTGATCGCCACCCCGCTGGCCGCCCTCGCGCTCATCGTGGTGCTGTTCGTCAAGGAGAAGCCGCTGAAGACCACCAGCGGTGCCGAGCGGCTCGAGGCCGAGGCCCAGCTCCCGGCGCACTGA
- a CDS encoding AzlD domain-containing protein, translating into MSTGTLWTVVLAGALGCYLLKLAGLSVPAAWVQHPTVTRVVEFVPAALLAALVAVQAATSDGALVVDGRLVGLAVAALALALRAPFIVVLVLAGAAGALVHVVTG; encoded by the coding sequence ATGAGCACCGGGACGCTGTGGACCGTGGTGCTGGCCGGGGCGCTGGGCTGCTACCTGCTGAAGCTGGCCGGGCTGTCGGTGCCGGCGGCCTGGGTGCAGCACCCGACGGTGACCCGGGTGGTCGAGTTCGTCCCGGCCGCGCTGCTCGCGGCGCTGGTCGCCGTCCAGGCCGCGACCTCCGACGGGGCGCTGGTGGTGGACGGCCGGCTGGTCGGGCTGGCGGTCGCCGCGCTCGCGCTGGCGCTGCGGGCGCCGTTCATCGTCGTCCTGGTGCTGGCCGGTGCCGCCGGCGCGCTGGTGCACGTCGTCACCGGCTGA
- a CDS encoding AzlC family ABC transporter permease, translated as MTTSDRTATLRDAIGLGVAVGLYGVAFGAAAVGAGLDAWQALAMSALMFTGASQFALVGVVGAGGGALAAVGSALLLGTRNTVYGVRLAPVLALRGGLRRAGAAHLVIDETTAMAVAAPDPQLGRLAFWVTGATIYLGWNATTLVGALGAGALGETAQAALDSVVPAAFLALLWPRLTRGAAEAAVQRRVALGGAVIALALTPFVPAGVQVVLAVVAVGLAGRPRTREARA; from the coding sequence GTGACGACCTCCGACCGGACAGCCACGCTGCGCGACGCGATCGGCCTCGGGGTCGCCGTCGGGCTCTACGGGGTCGCGTTCGGTGCGGCCGCGGTGGGCGCCGGGCTCGACGCCTGGCAGGCGCTGGCGATGTCCGCGCTGATGTTCACCGGCGCCTCGCAGTTCGCGCTGGTCGGGGTGGTCGGCGCCGGCGGGGGAGCGTTGGCCGCGGTCGGCAGCGCGCTGCTGCTCGGCACCCGGAACACCGTCTACGGCGTCCGGCTCGCGCCGGTGCTGGCGCTGCGCGGCGGGCTGCGCCGGGCGGGCGCGGCGCACCTCGTCATCGACGAGACGACGGCGATGGCGGTGGCCGCCCCGGACCCGCAGCTGGGCCGGCTCGCGTTCTGGGTCACCGGTGCGACGATCTACCTGGGCTGGAACGCCACCACGCTGGTCGGCGCGCTCGGTGCCGGGGCGCTGGGGGAGACGGCGCAGGCCGCGCTGGACTCCGTCGTCCCGGCCGCGTTCCTGGCGCTGCTGTGGCCCCGGCTCACCCGCGGTGCCGCCGAGGCCGCCGTCCAGCGCCGGGTCGCGCTGGGCGGTGCGGTCATCGCGCTGGCACTCACCCCGTTCGTGCCGGCCGGGGTGCAGGTGGTGCTCGCCGTCGTCGCGGTCGGGCTCGCCGGCCGGCCGCGGACCCGGGAGGCGCGCGCATGA
- a CDS encoding Mrp/NBP35 family ATP-binding protein, translating to MSDTLTGSPALDAVNAALATVQDPEINRPLPELGMVKDVQIGIGGDPGAVRIEVYLTVAGCPMRETITNRVTQAVGAVPGVTSVQVGLDVMSDEQRTELRKTVRGTDAAEPVIPFAQPGSLTRVYAVASGKGGVGKSSVTVNLAAAMARKGLSVGVVDADIYGHSVPRMLGVDDKPTQVDNMIMPPQSYGVKVISIGMFTPGNTPVVWRGPMLHRALQQFLADVWWGDLDVLLLDLPPGTGDVAISIAQLVPNAEILVVTTPQLAAAEVAERAGAIATQTHQQVVGVIENMSWLELPDGSRMEVFGSGGGEAVSDALTKTLGARVPLLGQIPLDTRLREAGDAGAPIVLAQPDAPAAQALEKIADGLTVRSRGLAGMSLGLTPVRR from the coding sequence ATGTCCGACACGCTGACCGGCTCGCCTGCGCTGGACGCGGTGAACGCAGCCCTGGCCACCGTCCAGGACCCGGAGATCAACCGTCCGCTGCCCGAGCTGGGCATGGTCAAGGACGTGCAGATCGGCATCGGGGGCGATCCGGGCGCCGTGCGCATCGAGGTCTACCTGACCGTCGCCGGCTGCCCGATGCGCGAGACGATCACCAACCGCGTCACCCAGGCCGTCGGCGCCGTCCCCGGCGTGACCTCCGTGCAGGTCGGCCTGGACGTGATGAGCGACGAGCAGCGCACCGAGCTGCGCAAGACGGTGCGCGGCACCGACGCCGCCGAGCCGGTCATCCCGTTCGCCCAGCCGGGCTCGCTGACCCGGGTGTACGCCGTCGCCTCGGGCAAGGGCGGCGTGGGCAAGTCCAGCGTCACGGTCAACCTGGCCGCCGCGATGGCCCGCAAGGGCCTGTCGGTCGGCGTCGTGGACGCCGACATCTACGGCCACTCGGTGCCGCGGATGCTGGGCGTCGACGACAAGCCCACCCAGGTCGACAACATGATCATGCCGCCGCAGTCCTACGGCGTGAAGGTCATCTCGATCGGCATGTTCACCCCGGGCAACACCCCGGTGGTCTGGCGTGGCCCGATGCTGCACCGCGCGCTGCAGCAGTTCCTCGCCGACGTGTGGTGGGGCGACCTGGACGTCCTGCTGCTCGACCTGCCCCCGGGCACCGGCGACGTGGCCATCTCCATCGCCCAGCTGGTGCCGAACGCCGAGATCCTGGTCGTCACGACCCCGCAGCTGGCCGCCGCCGAGGTGGCCGAGCGCGCCGGGGCGATCGCGACCCAGACCCACCAGCAGGTGGTCGGCGTCATCGAGAACATGTCCTGGCTGGAGCTGCCCGACGGCAGCCGGATGGAGGTCTTCGGCTCCGGCGGTGGCGAGGCCGTCTCCGACGCGCTGACCAAGACCCTCGGTGCCCGGGTGCCGCTGCTCGGCCAGATCCCGCTGGACACCCGGCTGCGCGAGGCGGGCGACGCCGGTGCGCCGATCGTGCTCGCCCAGCCCGACGCCCCGGCCGCCCAGGCGCTGGAGAAGATCGCCGACGGGCTCACCGTCCGCTCCCGCGGCCTCGCCGGCATGTCGCTGGGGCTGACCCCGGTCCGCCGCTAG
- a CDS encoding twin-arginine translocase TatA/TatE family subunit, translating into MFNSIGWGEIVVLALAALFIFGPERLPSLAKDAATGLKKAREAITGVRGQLHDSLGDDFDHLRDIDLRQYHPKTFIRQQLLADDDDVPVRRGSATGTTGATAAAAAGRVRPSQMTRARDSATPPPFDADAT; encoded by the coding sequence GTGTTCAACTCGATCGGCTGGGGCGAGATCGTCGTCCTCGCCCTGGCGGCGCTGTTCATCTTCGGCCCCGAGCGGCTGCCCTCGCTGGCCAAGGACGCCGCGACCGGGCTGAAGAAGGCGCGCGAGGCGATCACCGGGGTGCGTGGCCAGCTGCACGACTCGCTGGGCGACGACTTCGACCACCTGCGCGACATCGACCTGCGGCAGTACCACCCCAAGACGTTCATCCGGCAACAGCTGCTCGCCGACGACGACGACGTCCCGGTCCGCCGGGGGAGCGCCACCGGCACCACGGGGGCGACGGCCGCCGCGGCAGCCGGCCGGGTCCGGCCCTCGCAGATGACCCGGGCCCGCGACTCCGCGACGCCCCCGCCGTTCGACGCCGACGCGACCTGA
- a CDS encoding S1C family serine protease has product MLRAFAPRDGATGLGEPPGGRRSARRTATAPFWKPDAAADPWRDPYSPAGLGAPAEYPEEEPTQTGPVVVDAKGRKKLRLRDVSVRLSVLALLCLLLVGVIGGTTAWFLGRNAAEEPLLSPGTELSSVSPGVSREPGSVADIAGRVTPAVVSIEVQLTNAGATGSGVVVDAENGYIVTNNHVVSGAADAEDATIRAVFSDGSGSEARIVGRDPASDLAVLKVEKPGLAAATLGESDDLVVGDPVVAIGSPLGLAGTVTSGIVSALDRPVRLSGEGSDTNAVISAVQTDAPINPGNSGGALVDGTGAVIGINTAIASVGGNGTTGGSIGLGFAIPIDTVRDIAEQLIGTGTAVHASLGVNARTVTDGTRDGALVVNVEPGSPAAAAGVQEQDVVIAVNGEPVASSEELVVAVDAHDPGDTITLEVVRGGGSREVQATLDSA; this is encoded by the coding sequence GTGCTGCGGGCCTTCGCCCCGCGCGACGGCGCCACCGGCCTGGGCGAGCCGCCCGGCGGCCGGCGCAGTGCGCGGCGCACCGCGACCGCGCCGTTCTGGAAGCCCGACGCGGCGGCCGACCCGTGGCGCGACCCGTACTCGCCCGCCGGTCTCGGCGCCCCCGCCGAGTACCCGGAGGAGGAGCCGACCCAGACCGGCCCGGTCGTCGTCGACGCCAAGGGGCGCAAGAAGCTCCGGCTCCGCGACGTCTCGGTCCGGCTGAGCGTGCTGGCCCTGCTCTGCCTGCTCCTGGTCGGCGTCATCGGCGGCACCACCGCGTGGTTCCTGGGCCGCAACGCCGCCGAGGAGCCGCTGCTCTCGCCGGGCACCGAGCTGTCGTCGGTGTCGCCGGGCGTGAGCCGCGAGCCCGGCTCGGTCGCCGACATCGCCGGGCGGGTCACCCCCGCGGTGGTCTCCATCGAGGTGCAGCTGACCAACGCCGGCGCCACCGGTTCCGGCGTCGTGGTCGACGCGGAGAACGGCTACATCGTCACCAACAACCACGTCGTCTCCGGCGCCGCCGACGCCGAGGACGCCACCATCCGCGCGGTGTTCAGCGACGGCAGCGGCTCCGAGGCGCGGATCGTCGGCCGCGACCCGGCCAGCGACCTCGCCGTCCTCAAGGTGGAGAAGCCCGGCCTGGCGGCCGCGACCCTCGGCGAGTCCGACGACCTCGTCGTCGGCGACCCGGTGGTGGCCATCGGCTCGCCCCTCGGGCTGGCCGGCACGGTCACCAGCGGCATCGTCAGCGCCCTCGACCGGCCGGTGCGGCTGTCCGGTGAGGGCAGCGACACCAACGCCGTGATCAGCGCGGTGCAGACCGACGCCCCGATCAACCCGGGCAACTCCGGCGGCGCGCTCGTCGACGGCACCGGCGCGGTGATCGGCATCAACACCGCCATCGCCTCGGTCGGCGGCAACGGCACCACCGGGGGCTCGATCGGCCTGGGCTTCGCCATCCCGATCGACACGGTGCGCGACATCGCCGAGCAGCTCATCGGCACCGGCACCGCGGTGCACGCCTCGCTGGGCGTGAACGCGCGCACGGTCACCGACGGCACCCGCGACGGCGCGCTGGTGGTCAACGTCGAGCCGGGCAGCCCCGCGGCCGCCGCGGGCGTGCAGGAGCAGGACGTCGTCATCGCCGTCAACGGCGAGCCGGTGGCCAGCTCCGAGGAGCTGGTGGTCGCGGTCGACGCCCACGACCCCGGCGACACGATCACGCTGGAGGTCGTCCGAGGCGGCGGCTCCCGCGAGGTGCAGGCCACGCTCGACTCCGCCTGA
- a CDS encoding anti-sigma factor family protein yields the protein MNTPQGHLAQEAIAALVDGELSGGAANRAARHLAGCVQCRMAVSAQREAKAALQRDDDVAVPCDLLSRLKAIPFTADVPSSGGLGTLSAGADGLTMSGAGGSWAIPLAPPEPPARSGDAGGARWLRRGMTGALAGIGLGVAVLAVALPAADGSGDELPGPIAGAVRSTDAGERTDIVPPVVRTVTVGVTSSLPSGGTP from the coding sequence GTGAACACCCCGCAGGGCCACCTCGCCCAGGAGGCGATCGCCGCGCTGGTCGACGGCGAGCTGTCCGGTGGCGCGGCCAACCGGGCCGCCCGCCACCTCGCCGGCTGCGTGCAGTGCCGGATGGCGGTGTCCGCGCAGCGGGAGGCCAAGGCCGCCCTGCAGCGCGACGACGACGTCGCCGTCCCGTGCGACCTGCTCTCCCGGCTGAAGGCCATCCCGTTCACCGCCGACGTGCCCAGCAGCGGAGGGCTGGGCACGCTGAGCGCCGGTGCCGACGGCCTTACCATGAGCGGTGCCGGGGGCTCCTGGGCCATCCCGCTCGCGCCGCCCGAGCCTCCGGCGCGCAGCGGTGACGCCGGGGGCGCGCGCTGGCTGCGCCGGGGCATGACCGGTGCCCTCGCCGGGATCGGCCTGGGCGTCGCCGTGCTCGCGGTCGCGCTGCCCGCCGCCGACGGGTCCGGTGACGAGCTGCCGGGCCCGATCGCCGGCGCCGTGCGCAGCACCGACGCGGGCGAGCGCACCGACATCGTGCCGCCGGTCGTCCGCACCGTGACGGTGGGCGTCACCAGCTCCCTCCCCTCCGGCGGGACGCCCTGA
- the sigE gene encoding RNA polymerase sigma factor SigE, whose protein sequence is MSAPSATGPAGPAQPEPAADAAEGWVAPTWEQVVRDHSARVYRLAYRLSGNQQDAEDLTQETFVRVFRSLADFSPGTFEGWLHRITTNLFLDMVRRRQRIRFDALPEDTERLPGTSPSPEQVYADTHLDPQVQAALDALSPEFRVAVVLCDIEGLTYEEISATLGIKLGTVRSRIHRGRVQLREALAHLAPGRVPMAEGAR, encoded by the coding sequence GTGAGCGCACCCAGCGCGACCGGGCCTGCAGGCCCGGCGCAGCCCGAGCCGGCCGCCGACGCGGCCGAGGGCTGGGTCGCGCCGACCTGGGAGCAGGTCGTCCGCGACCACTCCGCCCGGGTCTACCGGCTCGCCTACCGCCTCTCCGGCAACCAGCAGGACGCCGAGGACCTCACCCAGGAGACGTTCGTCCGGGTCTTCCGGTCGCTCGCGGACTTCTCGCCCGGCACCTTCGAGGGCTGGCTGCACCGGATCACCACGAACCTGTTCCTGGACATGGTCCGGCGCCGGCAGCGGATCCGCTTCGACGCGCTGCCCGAGGACACCGAGCGGCTGCCCGGCACGTCGCCGTCGCCGGAGCAGGTCTACGCCGACACCCACCTCGACCCGCAGGTCCAGGCCGCGCTGGACGCGCTGTCCCCGGAGTTCCGGGTGGCCGTCGTCCTGTGCGACATCGAGGGCCTCACCTACGAGGAGATCTCCGCGACGCTGGGGATCAAGCTGGGCACCGTCCGCAGCCGGATCCACCGCGGCCGCGTCCAGCTCCGCGAGGCGCTGGCCCACCTGGCCCCCGGCCGGGTGCCGATGGCGGAGGGGGCACGGTGA
- a CDS encoding O-methyltransferase, whose amino-acid sequence MTSAAGPPPPGGSPTGAAAYADSFASESPAQLAARNRALTSATAFGTPLPVEPAVGATLAVLAASSDARSVVSIGSGGGVAGLWLLQGMRPDGVLTALDGDPAELRAARRAFTEAGMPSGRTRLIFGTPGEVLPRLSPGAYDLVFCDGPPVEYSGQLPGLLGLIRHGGSLVCHGLLADGKIADRSARDPQSVAWREIARTLREDETLACAVLPIGTGLLVATKHS is encoded by the coding sequence GTGACCAGCGCTGCCGGACCGCCTCCGCCCGGAGGGTCCCCGACCGGCGCCGCCGCGTACGCCGACAGCTTCGCCAGCGAGAGCCCCGCCCAGCTCGCGGCGCGCAACCGCGCCCTCACGTCGGCCACCGCGTTCGGCACGCCGCTCCCCGTCGAGCCCGCCGTCGGCGCGACGCTGGCCGTGCTCGCGGCCAGCTCCGACGCCCGTTCGGTGGTGTCGATCGGCAGCGGCGGCGGCGTCGCCGGCCTGTGGCTGCTGCAGGGCATGCGCCCCGACGGCGTCCTCACCGCGCTGGACGGCGACCCGGCCGAGCTGCGGGCCGCCCGGCGCGCGTTCACCGAGGCCGGGATGCCCTCCGGCCGGACCCGGCTGATCTTCGGCACCCCCGGCGAGGTGCTGCCCCGGCTCTCCCCCGGCGCCTACGACCTGGTGTTCTGCGACGGCCCGCCGGTGGAGTACTCCGGGCAGCTGCCCGGCCTGCTCGGGCTGATCCGGCACGGCGGGTCGCTGGTCTGCCACGGGCTGCTGGCCGACGGGAAGATCGCCGACCGCTCCGCCCGCGACCCGCAGAGCGTCGCCTGGCGGGAGATCGCCCGGACCCTCCGCGAGGACGAGACGCTCGCCTGCGCGGTGCTGCCGATCGGCACCGGCCTGCTGGTCGCGACCAAGCACTCCTGA
- a CDS encoding cupin domain-containing protein: MARPVVVRAADGELIDAAGVAHLFKLTGGRLGLERFEVPPLTVGAGPHVHGSHDEYFYVLAGALTLTTDDGEVTLGAGDLAAAPRGSLHGYRNASADTTATALCLYTPPGYEQYFRDVHAAAAEGAEVTPELLAELRSRYDTESR; the protein is encoded by the coding sequence GTGGCGCGCCCGGTGGTGGTCCGCGCGGCGGACGGCGAGCTCATCGACGCCGCGGGGGTCGCCCACCTGTTCAAGCTCACCGGTGGCCGGCTGGGCCTGGAGCGCTTCGAGGTCCCGCCGCTCACCGTCGGCGCCGGCCCGCACGTGCACGGCTCGCACGACGAGTACTTCTACGTCCTCGCCGGGGCCCTGACGCTGACCACCGACGACGGCGAGGTGACCCTCGGCGCCGGCGACCTGGCCGCGGCTCCCCGCGGCTCGCTGCACGGCTACCGGAACGCCTCGGCCGACACCACCGCGACGGCGCTGTGCCTGTACACGCCGCCCGGCTACGAGCAGTACTTCCGCGACGTGCACGCGGCGGCCGCCGAGGGGGCCGAGGTGACCCCGGAGCTGCTGGCCGAGCTGCGCAGCCGGTACGACACCGAGAGCCGCTGA
- a CDS encoding 2'-5' RNA ligase family protein codes for MPDPLIVTLLLDDAAQQRFDRLRAAHFPVERNHLQAHVTLFHALPGEQLAVVREELAGVADRSPFDVAVTGVRSLGRGVALDLDAPELTALRRSLAASFDPWLTRQDRQWSRPHVTVQNKVEPDVARALHADLAAAFVPETVTGRGLGLWHYRGGPWDLEAEFAFR; via the coding sequence GTGCCCGATCCGCTGATCGTGACCCTGCTGCTGGACGACGCCGCCCAGCAGCGGTTCGACCGGCTGCGGGCCGCGCACTTCCCGGTGGAGCGCAACCACCTGCAGGCGCACGTGACGCTGTTCCACGCCCTGCCCGGTGAGCAGCTGGCCGTGGTCCGCGAGGAGCTGGCGGGCGTCGCCGACCGGTCCCCGTTCGACGTCGCGGTGACCGGGGTGCGCTCCCTCGGCCGCGGCGTGGCGCTGGACCTGGACGCCCCCGAGCTGACGGCGCTGCGCCGGTCGCTGGCCGCGTCCTTCGACCCGTGGCTGACCCGGCAGGACCGGCAGTGGTCGCGGCCGCACGTCACCGTGCAGAACAAGGTCGAGCCGGACGTCGCCCGGGCGCTGCACGCCGACCTCGCTGCCGCCTTCGTGCCGGAGACGGTGACCGGCCGCGGGCTGGGCCTGTGGCACTACCGTGGCGGGCCGTGGGACCTCGAGGCGGAGTTCGCCTTCCGCTGA
- the glgC gene encoding glucose-1-phosphate adenylyltransferase, translating to MRGGPRVLGIVLAGGEGKRLAPLTQDRAKPAVPFGGNYRLIDFVLSNLVNADIRRIAVLTQYKSHSLDRHITTVWRMSTLLGSYITPVPAQQRLGPRWYTGSADAIYQSLNLIYDDRPEIVVVFGADHVYRMDPAQMIDQHLATGAGVTVAGLRVPRKEATAFGVIDSDADGKVVQFLEKPSDPPGLPDNPDETFASMGNYVFTTDALLEALRVDAADESSVHDMGGSIMPMMAEAGDAYVYDFSSNNVPGESERDHGYWRDVGTLDAYYDSHMDLVSVSPVFNLYNERWPIYTLPPMLPPAKFVLGGRAEESMVSAGVIIDGGSVHGSVVSPNVRLERGSRVEGSVLMDGVHIGEGAIVRRAILDKNVVVPPGAHIGVDLDRDRERYHVSAGGVTVLGKGARAIV from the coding sequence ATGCGTGGCGGTCCTCGAGTTCTCGGCATCGTGCTGGCAGGTGGTGAGGGGAAGCGCCTCGCCCCCCTGACCCAGGACCGGGCCAAGCCCGCGGTGCCCTTCGGCGGCAACTACCGGCTCATCGACTTCGTGCTCTCCAACCTGGTGAACGCCGACATCCGCCGGATCGCCGTGCTCACCCAGTACAAGAGCCACTCGCTGGACCGGCACATCACCACGGTCTGGCGGATGTCGACCCTGCTGGGCAGCTACATCACGCCCGTGCCGGCGCAGCAGCGGCTCGGCCCGCGCTGGTACACCGGCAGCGCCGACGCGATCTACCAGAGCCTGAACCTGATCTACGACGACCGCCCGGAGATCGTCGTCGTCTTCGGTGCCGACCACGTGTACCGGATGGACCCGGCGCAGATGATCGACCAGCACCTGGCCACCGGCGCCGGCGTCACCGTCGCCGGCCTGCGGGTGCCGCGCAAGGAGGCGACCGCCTTCGGCGTCATCGACTCCGACGCCGACGGCAAGGTCGTCCAGTTCCTGGAGAAGCCGTCCGACCCGCCCGGCCTGCCGGACAACCCGGACGAGACGTTCGCCTCGATGGGCAACTACGTCTTCACCACCGACGCGCTGCTCGAGGCGCTCCGGGTCGACGCCGCCGACGAGAGCTCGGTGCACGACATGGGCGGCTCGATCATGCCGATGATGGCCGAGGCCGGCGACGCCTACGTCTACGACTTCAGCAGCAACAACGTGCCCGGCGAGAGCGAGCGCGACCACGGCTACTGGCGCGACGTCGGGACCCTCGACGCCTACTACGACTCGCACATGGACCTGGTGTCGGTCTCACCGGTGTTCAACCTCTACAACGAGCGCTGGCCGATCTACACCCTCCCGCCGATGCTGCCGCCGGCGAAGTTCGTCCTCGGTGGCCGCGCGGAGGAGTCGATGGTGAGCGCCGGGGTGATCATCGACGGTGGCTCGGTGCACGGCTCGGTCGTCTCGCCCAACGTGCGCCTGGAGCGCGGTTCCCGGGTCGAGGGCAGCGTCCTGATGGACGGCGTGCACATCGGCGAGGGCGCGATCGTGCGCCGGGCGATCCTGGACAAGAACGTCGTCGTCCCGCCGGGCGCGCACATCGGCGTCGACCTGGACCGGGACCGGGAGCGCTACCACGTCAGCGCCGGCGGGGTGACCGTGCTCGGCAAGGGCGCCCGCGCCATCGTGTAG